The genome window TATTGTCATCTATGCAATCAGAGGGAAAATGATCACACACTTTGAGGTTGTTTCTTTTGAGCATGTATATGCAATGGAAACCATAAGATAAAAAATAATGTCTGTTAGAACAGGGGGGGTCGGTGCTGAAAGCCAAAGATACCTTCATGGTTTGATCGGCATGATTGTAGATCTTTCAGAATGCAGAAAGTGATTTTAAAAAGCATAACTAACCCCCCGCCATTGCGTCATAGAATTGTTAaatcttttattttcttctgtCTAGTTGTTGGTGGCTTCCAGCCACAAGAACAGGTCATGCCCTCAGCCGGAGGTCATGAAGAGTCCGCTCCAGGCGCAGGGTTTGGACAGTCGGGACAGTCCTTTTATAACAGCAGGGGTGTGCCCAGGGGGGGGCCCAGGAATGGCCGTGGTATGATCAACGGATACCGAGGATCTTCCAATGGATTTAGAGGTAAAGGCTTCATACTATGTTTCAGTCATGTTTCCTTAGGATTCCTTCTCATGTCAAAACATTTTGAGGTTCCACAAGTCCAAATGTAAATGCTGTGTTTTGTCTTCAGGGGGATATGAAGGATACCGCGCTCCTTTCTCAAATGCTCCCAGCACCGGTTACAGTCAAACCCAATTTAACGCGCCTCGGGATTATTCCAATAACACCTACCAACGGGTAAGAAGCCTTTTCTTAAGTTAAAGTTTGTGTCCCAAAACCTATTATATCTGTTATTCATTTAGTTTTCAAACGAAAAGGCTCTTGTGCGGGGATAGTGGTAGCATTTTGCCCAGTAGTATTTTTGCCAAACAATTTTCATTCAATAAATGACAACAAAATACCATCATTGTCTTAAAAATGGTTTTGTATATCCATTTGTTTCTTTAAGGAGggatatcagcaaaactacaaGCGGGGAGCAGCCCAAGGACCCCGAGGCTTGTCTAGAGGAAATGCTACAGCATTGAGATCCTAAAGGATCCTGAGGACCGTCAAGTCGCGCCACGTTTAACATTCAGGATTTTGAATGTGTTCGCCCCAGTTCACTTTTATAACAATGTTTTGTTTCTCATTGGTAATCTTATTTTTTTAACTCTTGGCCTACTTATCAGTCAGCCGGCTTAGGTCAGTCTAGATCCTCTCCATGTTCCAACACAAAATGCTGAACTTCACCACATGTAGGATTATCAGCGAGTCTGTGATATAAAACAACAAATAGATATTCCTGTAAACTTGAAAGATttcattaatttattttttgtacaaaaataaatgcaaaaaataccCAGCCACTGTCGATCTGATTCCATGACAATGATTTTCTTTGCCCTGTGCTGCCAGCCACTTTTCCTCCTCGATCTCATAAATCTCattaagctttttttttttacccccgTCACCTCTTTGTACGCTGATTTGGTTGAGACTGTTTCAATAAAGTTGTGTTATATTACCTTCTGTGGAAGTGAACTGCTTTGCTGTTATAAATTAGTTTATTTTTATTCTGCCTGATGTGGTGTTTTTCAGTTCACTTGAGCTGGTAATGAAGGTGTTTTGGCAAGACCATCACTAACTCCAGTACCACTAGTCTAGATAGTCTTCTCCCACAGTGATCAGGTAATTAAAGCTACCATGTGTATATCTGATGCAGATTTCATTACTTTTAATTTCATAAATCTTAGAACAATTTAACTAAGTGAATAGTTACTGCGCCTGTGTTGAGCTCAGCCTGTTCACTTAATTATTCAGCTTTTACTGTATGTAAACCGGCAAGTGTATAAAGATCAAATGCCGTTTAAGATGGATAGAATATTAGAATATTTACACAGGTAAGCACACTTGGCTACGATCATATTGAAGCTATTCATTTTAACAGTGAAATTTCCTTACATCTTAAATAGTGTATGTGTAGATTAGCCATACTGAACTGTTTAAAGTTGTATTGCTGGAGTTTGAGTGGTTAATCTGTTCACAAACTGAAAGGTCATTATCTAGATTTGAGATCTAAAGTATTAAACAAAAACAGTTTGTCCATTTTGTGCAAAAAATGATGCAGTAATGTTTCAAAGGAAGGCTTGGCACAGAAAACAAATGGCACCGCACAAAGAGTAAAAGTTGTATCCCATATCTAGATTTTTGATGAAGTAGCACCGGACCTGCTTTCTCACTGGATACAAATGAAGTGGCAATAAGTCAACACTTGTTGCCATGGCCATTCTTCCAGCAAAAAGAAACCACAACACTACATGTACAAAGCAACCTTGATAACACACCAAATACAATTGTGAGAGAAATATGACATGCCAAGTTTGTGAAACAAAGTAATAAACATGTAGTGCCAAACACTATGTTGTCAGCTAAAAACAAATTCAGAAGTTTCCATGATACCATTTTAACCGAAATTACTAGACAAAAAAAGTGGTAAGATCAGACTCTGATAACCAACTCAGAACCGCTTTGTCTTTTTTTATCTTTAAATTTACAGCAAAAATGTAAACGAATCCAGCAGTTGGTTGAAGAAAATTGTGATAATACACATTGGACTAAAAGTATACAACTTTACCAGCCAAAGGGCTTTATTAAAACAAATGATAAATGTTGAATGTGAGATGTTCCTTACCTAtgcttattaaaaaaaaaacttctgATTTCGACACCAAAGTCAGTTGGGTAAACAGCTAACCAGAATCAACATTAATAAAGTAGCAAAAGTATTGGTGACAGTAGAAGCAATAGATAATGGCGGGAAAGGCATTATTTTGCTCTTAATGCCAGTACAGAAAGTCATCAAAATGTCTATTGCAGTCTATTTCTATGTTTGAGTACAGTGGTATACGTTTCACCACAAGACACATGTAAACAATCTCTTTTTAGAGATGTTTTGGGGTATTTCGATAGTACATTTAAATGACTTTTTAGATCTCATTCCCCTCAACAGCTTCACTGGCCATATCCAACAGGTTATCTGAAACCTCTCAGCTTGTAGAGAAGGAAGCATGGCATTGTTAGAGGTTCTGGAtcttgaaaagcaaacagcaggTAAAGAAAGCTCACCAGAATGATGTTTTTGTAAAAATTGTATTACCAAACATTTCTAATGTAATCAAACActccttgaaaatgtaaatatgcACATTTTTGGATGCACAGCCTTGGTTGATCATTTTATCATTTGTAATTCCGTTTTGTAATCTAAGGATTATCAATTATCAAACACCGGTATTATTCAGCTCTCCTTGTGCTGCTATCCTTCATCTCAAGTTTCCTCCAAACCTAAGAGTCATGCTGGTTAAAGAGGCCTAATACTTGGGAGGAACTCCTCCTCTGCACGCTGCAGTGGAGGTGCTTCAAATAGTCTGATAGTGGTGGTTCAAGTTCTGACAGCATTGTTATGGCACATTATGTAGGCCTTGTGCAGCCTCCTGGTGGCCTGGGGGCAGGTCTTGGCGCGCCTGGGGGAGGCCTTGCTGGGCCAGGTTCTgatggtgttgttgttgttcatggTGTTCCTGAAGTGTATTTTGAGGGTCTTGGGGTTCAAAATGAGGCTCGGGCTGTTGGGCCTCTTGTTCATGATGCAACTGGTTGTCAACTGCGTGCACCTCTGGGATAGCATTTCCCTCAACTGTAAAAAGAAACAAGGTATACAGATGTCAGACAGTAAAATCAAACAACGATCAAAGTTAATATTGTGCAGTTTAAACTCACCGTGAACCTCGGGAGGGGGTTCTattttttgtgattttaaccGTTCCATATGCTCCACAGCCTGTAACaaaattgtattattttattatatttggtGAGTGCAAGCAGTGCTGTAGATAGTCACAGAAACTTAAtagcataaataaaaaacaatcatAGCTAAAGGACACACTGATATTGAAACCAGattttttgtatatttatagCATCAGATTTGGACACATTCACTGTTAAACAAATATATTGTAGCAAACCTAGCCATTAATGTAACAGTATAGCACTCCTTACCTGTTGCAGCTCTATTTTCTGTGCATTCAGCTGCTCCTGCTGCTTCTCCAGGTCGTCTCTTTGTTTCTGGAGGTCGAAAGACTTTTCGCTGAGGTCCTGTTCCTGCTGAACCAGGTGATCCTCAAACTCCCGCATCTCCTCGTCTGTGTAGGCCTGGTTCTGCTCCAGAGTCTGAGGAGCACGGAGTGGACGTGACAATCAATCCCTACTCCTACAGTCCTATCCTACATCTATTAACAAAATGGCTTTAAGATTACATTACTCTTAAATCATGTCTCCATGATAAATATACTGTGTCTCACCTCCCAGCTGTCTGGCTCCAAGAACTCTTTCTTCTTAGTAGCAACCAGGAACTCATCTAAAGAGACCAGCCTGTCGTTGTTAGAATCCACCTATGTATAAGCAAGACAGGAGCAAACATGAATCACATATGCTTTAATTTTTTGACAGACAAGGATATATTATAATTAAAATTACAGCCTAGCAGTTGCATGCCCTTTGCAACCAGTACAGTTTTCATTATTTCTatcaaatgacatcactatTATTACCAGCTGCAGCGCTTGTATTGTTTTTGCCCTATGAGTCTGTGTCTTTGTAGTAAAATATTATCTTTGAGACATCTACTGTTGCAGTAACTACTACAGAAGTGGTTTGGAAATTATTAGTGTTACGACCCTCGGTCGTTAGGTCATTTGTGTGTATATTTATAGTTACTCCTGTTTGTTAGTTTTGTAAACAGACTTTCAGCATGTTTTTGTGATTCTGATTTGGTAATTAAATTACCAAACGTTTTTTTATGCCTTGGCGTCCATGTTCTTAGAAGTGGGAAAAGTGGGGAGAGTGCAACTTTGTGCTGCGCCTAGGTTCCCCTAGGCCTGGGCGTAACATTAGTTTCAGGATAACTTTCAGTTTCATTGTATGGGACATTTGTGTAATATTGTCATAATTAGCAAATGCATGTTTAAGTTATGGCCAACACAACATTTTAACAATAATTCTCCAAGCAGTCCTGAGATATCGTGTTTAAAACCCTTGACCACCAAACTCTTATCAGTTCATCCTTGAGTAATGCTTTCCCGAAAGATTGTATTCACAAAGATGGTACTGATGTGTGGTCACATGGTTGTTGACCTTTGACCCACAGAATCAGTTCATCCTTGGATCTGCTGGGACTTTTCTGCCACATTTTTAGAAAATCCTTGACTGACGCATGCATAAAACCattttgtgtatatatgtaCTGGGTGCGACTTACTGTACCTCATTCATAACATGCTCTCTCATACGTAGCCTCTCTTCCTCCATCTCCACCATATCATCCTCTTCGTTGGTGGGGTCATAGATTTTTTCCAGCTAAAATAAGAGACCTACAGTAAGTGAGAAGTCCATCGACTGAAACATAGCATATATTTAGAGGCCTTTACCTCTTTAGTAAACAAGGCCTCCAGCTCCTGCTCATCAAAATAGCCATCTCCATTGCTATCTGCATTATAACAAAATTGAGAAAAAAGACTAAGAATGAAAATACCATCATCTGCTATATAACATATCatgattaatattattattatacaataCATGTGATGGAGAGTAATGGACATCATCCCTTCATTCTTTACAAGTTGGTTAAGGTCTTACCATGCAGGTTGAAAAAGGTCTTGGGGTCAAAGTCTTCAGGGTCCAGGCCATCAGCTTCCTCCCACACCTCTTTCAGTTGATTCTGACTACCCTGCACAACATAGAAACATCCGTTTCAATGACAGATGgaaaaataacacatttaaacATTTAGTATATAGCTCACATGGTATGACTAAAAAATGTATATAGTTTCAGAAACAGAACATAAAATGGTACAAGGAAAGAGATTCCCTTAATTGGCTGaaacaaaagtgtgtgtgtgcacctgaGACAGACTCACCGGGTGGTTGACTTTAGGGTGGTCGGCGTGCTTTTTCCTCAGCTCGTCATAGTGCTCctcctctttctttctctcgtcATCGTCCAGTGTCTTCAGGTGTTCCCGTCTGTCGTGGTCTTTCGTCATTTCATACTGCTTGAACTCCTCGTGTCGGTCTTTGTCAAAGTTCTCCAGATCATTTGTTGCCTTGATACATAAGGGGAAAATTGGGTTTGAAATAACgcttttttttcaaatgaagTAAATAGCATGCAATGTCCTGATTAACAGTTTTTAGGGAatccatttcttttttttagccCACCTAGAAACTCAACTAAGCTTATTTATATTTGAAGCGGCATGCCTTCAGTATATAGTGCCGTTTAATGATATTTCTGAATCATTCATTAATTGGATCAGTTTTCTTTTCAGTGTCATTTGGGAATGAACAGCCCCTTGTCTTCGAGGTACAAATGGAATTGTCTTGGAATTGGCATAAACTTTTCTACTGTCTTAAAAAAAAGTTTCTTGACCATTAATGCTAATATGAAGAACAGTTCACGAGACAATAGCTGCAGAGCTTACGTAAGGATCCATAAAGACAGTGCTGTTCGCTAAACTCGACAAATGACTTTACTAAAGTCATTGGCAGTTATTATAAGCGGTATGTGTTTACATATCCCTATTCCAAGATGTTATGGCATAAAGTAGCATCAGATTTACCGATTTGATGAGCCGATCCAGGTCATCCACTTCAAACGTATGAGGGTTGTTGTGGTTCAGGTACTCAAACTGTTTCAACAGAGCCTGGTGGTCCACTGCTATGTCTATTCAGGGAGTAATCAATGACAGAAATTAAAAACAACGATAGTTACATCATAgaattttctttttatttacatgtaatgtcatATCAAAGCTGTAGCatttaaataaaagtaaaatataCATTGTGTAGCATAACATACCGTTCCCTCCTTCAAGGTCTTGCTTTGCCTTAATCAGAGTTCGGAGTCGGTTCACCTCCTGCCTCTTCAACTCATCCAGTTTGGTTCTGACGTGATGGCTGACAAAGTCCAGCTCTTTGGCCAGTTTACCTTGCTGTATTATACATGAATTAATTTGTGTTAGCTGGAGATGGTTACATCTTCGGGTTGTAGTAGTACATATAATAAATAGATTTATCAAATATTTCAATAGAATGTTATTTTGTAATATTGCATTTTCCCAATTCAATGTTTTTTTGACAAACTTCTGATATTGAGCTATATACATTTAACTTGATTTTGAACATAAAGAATGGTGCCAAAGTTATATTAAAAAaactgaagaaaagttattggTAATTTGGCAGTGTATCTAAAAAGAAGATCCCCATTTGTAGCAGACCTGGACAAGTGAAAGCCCATTATTTCAAAGTCAGAGTAAGGATTTAACAGTAGTTTACACAAGCCATGCTGAAAGGACTAAACAAAAGAATGGCGGGATACCTTGATGTCTTCCATGTCTGTGTTGTGGAGCTTTTCCCTGAAATGCTGATCTTTCTCTAGAAAATCGATGACTTCCCTGAGGTAGCGGTCATAGTGGAGTCCAGTGTCCTATCAAATGTAACAAATCAAATGTCACCAAAACATTTCATATATCACAGATAACAGACTAAGCAATACTACAATTATAATCACCTTTAGTTTATTATTAGCACATATTTGAGAGATCTGTTATACTGAAGACTGTAAGTGAGCGACAGAATATTTTCTTTCAGGGAATATGTGTCTGCTTAACATCATAACAGATCCTCTGTCCAGATGTTTTATGTAGAGATAACAGGTTATTACATATACATCTCTATAAACTGTATAACGGCCTTTAGCAAATTGCCATACATTGCAGCTGTTCGGTGGTTCTGGACCACTTACTTATTCCTCACTAAAAGGTTGCATTTGTGATGTTGTATGCATTCTCGGCcgaggctatatacaggacggtcctgtacacaacgccaaatggctatatacaggaccgtcctgtacacagctctctgaaatggctatatacaggacggtcctgcacagaagccctgaaatggctatatacaggacggtcctgtatataaggtctctgaaatggctatatacaggaccgtcctgcagCTAACGTCAAATGACTATATACAGACCgggctattatagcatgcttaaGCAAGTTTCGCGGGTGGTAATGTAGGGATAGGATTCACAGATAAATATTCTCACGACAACATTATTTTCAATGAGTTTCCCCTCAATATAAAATTGTGGCAATTAAATCTCTTTCCATGCCAATTGCTtagctttttatgctgatttcggTCTTTTTTTTGGCTTATCTTTTTATGTTGTTTCAATCATTTTCTACTTTATATTGTCCAATGCACAATGTTTTACTTGTAAAAGATATCACTGCATACTTTAAAGACTACTCGGTTTTATTAAaactgaagttttttttttaaagaatacgCCGAGATTTCGTTGACGTGTAGTGATTTTGCATTGAAAGCAACACAAATCATTTATCGGCTACACCggcatttttattttagaaatcgGAGAAACCgtcttttgaattgtatgtagtatgctgtacatttttgtaatttATCCTGCTGTAAACGTTAATTGTACACCAATTATATCCATATTTCTCAAACTGGAACACCTTTGATACCTTATCTTGTCATTTCGTAAATCCAAGTGCTGGCCCCTTGCCACAATACAATCTATTTTTACCAGGCAATTAAATTAATATCACATTACATTAACGGtggtcaggttttgaattttgcCTGTGATCAATCTGTTATTGTCGTTTTTGCTTAGAATACTATATATACAAATAACCAAATTAGTGGCAATTTATAAGTTAACGGGTGAGGCGTGTTAACACCGGTTGATCTTCAGCGCGAACTTTTAAACATAACAAGTATTAGCTCTTCCATGAAGCTTGTCGACCGCTAgcaaattatgtttttgttattaaAAAACAAAAGTTAATGCCAGTGAAGTAATATTCGGAGAATCAAAGCCGTATCGACCATGCTGCAATGATTTTCATGGTTGAACCCGTTAAAGCtggtatatagccatttcagagagctgtgtacaggacggtcctgtatatagccatttggcgttgtgtacaggaccgtcctgtatatagccatttcagagaccttatatacaggactgtcctgtatatagccactcCCTGCATTCTCACCTCAGACAGACTCTACATGGCATTTGTTTAAGCTCTTTTAAGTGAGTATATACAttatatacattacatttagctgacgcttttatccaaagcgacttataacgaccgattacagggacattctccctggagtaactaagggctaagtgccttactcaaggacacactagtggtggtgttcctggcgggatttgaactcacaaccttccgaacttcagcccacctcactatccatgaTTAGACCACCACTATATACATATTTATCATGGACAAAATGTATCCTTAGAGACTCCAATCTGTGCGCTCATGAAGCTACAACATCTGGAGATTTTGTACTGCTGATGACATTTTATGAGTTTTGAATGGAGTATCTGACTGAGGTAATATAATGTGAGTGCAACAAGACATAAGGCCATAACTCTTTAAATTATTCCGAGTGCTGTTACCCAGTGCTTTCTCTCTTGTTTACTGCCTATAAAGCAGCTGATAGCAGTGACATAATTGTATAGCATTAGGGTAGAGGGCACTCATTCAATTATCAACACCAGATCAAAAGTTGGGCGTGGAAATAGACAGAACAATTGTTTGCTATTCTATTGCTAACAATGTGCAATTGGAGACCCATTGTAGGGATACAAACAACGTCTGTAACACAGGATAAGTGGAATGGTGGTGTGCATCGTGTATAAATCTTGAGTCGTCTTACCACGCTAGCTGCTGGAGGCTCTTCTGGTTCTCTTTTCTCTGGCACGTGGACTTTTGTTTTATCCATACTGATGGGCACTGCCTCTAAACACAGCACCTGGACCAGCAGCAAGACCCAGCCGGTGAGAAGGGCCCGGCTCAAACACATCTGGAAATGAGGAAAATTCAGGTCAGACcatttatatataaaacaaTACTATTTAAATTAAACAGTGTATGCAAACACACATTATACACGGCCCTGGGTTAACGAGGTTCGTTTTGAGGCCAGCTTCCTCATTTCACTTATTGAAGGCACTTGCACATTATTGGCTAGCTACTTACATCCTGATCCTGAGGAAGCTGCTggtgttagcattagcactgccaCTGACATATGTTGGCTAATGAGAATCAATCACCTAAACTATAGATGTATGCTGTTAGTCTGAGTAGCGCAGCCAACGTTACTGTTGATCACACCAATGCCTGAATTATGAACCCATACACTTATATGCGTCACTTGTATACCTTATTATGAATCCTGGATCTCATCTGCTCTGCTTTCCTGGCGTTGCTTCCTCTCAGCTGTTGTTGTGTCGGCAGCTAGCTGCTAGTCGGCTAGTCAGCATGTTCGGTTTTGTGCGTGGTAGCATCAACCGCAGTGGTCAGTTTAGCTGTCAGTCAAATCGGTCTAGCAAGTTGCGTTGCATTGAATTTTACGTGGCGACATGACGACGGAGCAGGTGGGCGGGTCTTTTAACAACTATCTGATATATTGAAGGTCAGTAGTAAACATACACATGAAGCAGTGATGCTGAATGATCTTTCAGCTCTTTCTCGGTGCAcagatttatataaaaaaattaatcacACTTAGTGATGTATCAAGTCTTTATCCGGGTGTAATACACAATAATAATTATGTAGAATACATCTGTATCAAATCAAGTACATATCAATGTTCTAATATTTCACTGCAATGGAAAGAGTCAGATAACTACCTAatcttaaaataataatacattttattatttctatagcacatttCTTAGAAGAAAGTAGTAAATCCACTCCACTGTATAATAAACACCCAGTATCCTACAattatgttttatttgtttaaaaacaaatctttaaTCAACTCATTAAGCAGCAGTCTGTGATTAATGTGTCAAGATGCACCTCTCACCCAGCCTTGCTGGCTGTGGAGATCTTACATGGAGTGTGATGGCTGTACTCAGATGGTTACACTCCTCTTAGTGCACTCTGCAGTCTGCACAGGCGGATGAAACCATTGCTTCTTGAAGCTTTTTAAAATCACTCAAATAAATTGTAAGTCATCTTAAAAATGTCGACATTTTTCTATTTGTTGCATTATATACAAATACCAAGACCCAGTTATCCATTAGTCTTGCGTCTTGGTTGTAATCTGTAATCAGTTTTTCCATCTTTGAAACTCAATTTAGCATCCATGTGCATAATCAAAAGATTTAACTGGTGAAGTTGTAAAGCACTTGATAAAATGAGCGTTATCTGTGCAGCAGTTTGCCGTTTAAAAATGATTGGATTTGATCAGCCCAGCATTACGGACTAGAGTTGCAGACTCTAGTCAGACATTGCAGACTAGAGTTTATATTGTATGTATATTCAATTTGAttccaaataaaaaaacatacttGTATGCAAACACAAAGTTAATCTCCCATCTATCCAACAGAGGGTGCTATAGTGCTGTCTGTTCACAGTAATGTAGAACTGGAAGTCCATGACATTTGAACTATAGTCAAATATTAAGAGAGCCAAAGGAAACAATGAGTGGACAATTAAAACCAACTTGTCCCTGTATGTTCCTGCACCTTCAGAAGTTGTTACATTTGTTGAGTTTTATTGCAAACATAAATTAGAAAACCTTTAAACTGTGTTCAAATCTTTATTTTAGATTACCCTCTTTCTTCTTTCAACAGCTACAAGGACCATCTTAGATAAAGGCCATTAATATATTGCACCGGAGATTCAAAAACATTTGCTTTCTGCAGGAACTTTGGGTGCTATAATAAAACCCCCAAAACACTATTTATGAGCCTTGGCTGGTCAAACAAGACCATGAATAAATGTTTTATCTGGAGCTGTTGGCTTATTACTCAAAAATAATATCCATGCCCAGTAGAAGTCAGTGTATTAGTTTGAGCTGGGTGGCAATTTATCATTGTCTAAAATCATAAGAAGTggaagacatttggggaagatCTGCACTTAAATGATTAAATTCAGTACATAATGAACAGGAGACTACTGTCTGAAAAATATGACCCCACACAGTGTCTAGTTAATAATGCAGCCACTTTGAGTCACCTGTGCACTCATTTATATATGCTACCTTTCTGTGCAGAGATTAAGAGATAATTTGAGAAAACGCATTTCTCATACATGCTATTGATTTCGGCATCTGCCAGATAGATTAGGACCTGAGCTTATCTGTGCTCAAGACCTGACAATCAGAAAAAACCCAAAGAGATCCTTTATTACATTCTCTGCTCATCACCTTTGGTAAGCTGTGATTCAGCAGGAGGAGACTCTCTAAGGAGAAGACAATAACATTGAGTCACCTTGCTGCATTGTGAGCCTCTGGCAGCCGAGAGGCAGgaatcagcagcagcagagacCGTGCTGCAGAGCTGCACTGGACTGCGCATCAACTATGTGTGCATTTGTGTATGAATTAGTATGTataaagaggggggggggggggggttgtagaGGGGATGATGATAAATCATGGCAAGGTCAAATAACAGCAATTGAGGGGGGATACCGAATGATTACACTGCAGTATGTTTAATGTTTCAGAAACCCTATACCTACTTTTGCTGACCGGTTGAGAAATACATAACTGGTTAAGTGAGAACCACATTATATCAAATGTTATAGCATTATCAATAATATGGTGGTATTGTTGATTATACTGGACAATATTGCTGCTCGTTGGAGATCCCTGCATGGTCTCCCATTTACGTTACAATGCAGAAAACTGAATCCCCAAAATGCAGCATGTTCTCTCTCCAGATCTGTTGCAATTGTGGAATGGTGAATCATTTTATTGTTTGCACATTGGATGTGTCTTccttcaatttaaaacatatttagTACAGTATAGGAGACGTTTGAAACCAACATGTACATAACGGGTCTCTTGGTATAGTGTTGGGCCACTATGATCTGCCGAA of Pseudochaenichthys georgianus chromosome 3, fPseGeo1.2, whole genome shotgun sequence contains these proteins:
- the nucb2a gene encoding nucleobindin-2a; amino-acid sequence: MRSRIHNKMCLSRALLTGWVLLLVQVLCLEAVPISMDKTKVHVPEKREPEEPPAASVDTGLHYDRYLREVIDFLEKDQHFREKLHNTDMEDIKQGKLAKELDFVSHHVRTKLDELKRQEVNRLRTLIKAKQDLEGGNDIAVDHQALLKQFEYLNHNNPHTFEVDDLDRLIKSATNDLENFDKDRHEEFKQYEMTKDHDRREHLKTLDDDERKKEEEHYDELRKKHADHPKVNHPGSQNQLKEVWEEADGLDPEDFDPKTFFNLHDSNGDGYFDEQELEALFTKELEKIYDPTNEEDDMVEMEEERLRMREHVMNEVDSNNDRLVSLDEFLVATKKKEFLEPDSWETLEQNQAYTDEEMREFEDHLVQQEQDLSEKSFDLQKQRDDLEKQQEQLNAQKIELQQAVEHMERLKSQKIEPPPEVHVEGNAIPEVHAVDNQLHHEQEAQQPEPHFEPQDPQNTLQEHHEQQQHHQNLAQQGLPQARQDLPPGHQEAAQGLHNVP